A single region of the Halichondria panicea chromosome 10, odHalPani1.1, whole genome shotgun sequence genome encodes:
- the LOC135342656 gene encoding uncharacterized protein LOC135342656 — MLLFLLVLLVPSSMGQNCSERCCYWYKQVSRNYSDCHVSYNGTAVLTCEVYAPRDSSNNSLATVKWYRNNGSVIENVTDRYENSKTSTKNEFNSSNTSMNGLFEDRYQLIINNINSSDSGVYWCQLSADGFCFIPSAYVNITVNTSSGYSEYNYQQSPVCAVDNSSSCQVIPTSSINTVSSTTLPVSTPPATPTQPELCRGKLELTNLGFVACLGVTVPAAGFTLILMVILICCAGICICWRKKTRRKVVQSVAQTEMDHTSDRYNAQVVRLKRRKVHQYEDVENPRPTEEPASDRKRALTDCDKMVEHEYNELEHQAETNVLQTTDLEEDQGEPHTYEIILAVGQDKDKTAVNTKQQLQIESSQYYEDVCDNKLSKQPQCSFDSFSTSRLSQNQYNVLDHSLVSNPGQKATIKAEDSMEDHRYSRTHAHKLTLMGNSVEETSQDNQYENLGSVVKTSQQQNTLANESSGSCEYHILEEAVSNGTTIAITSNEPKQTPPIPKRKSSTTVPAYGILNYNDPSQQNIKIQEQLLDQSRSEEGKERVFDDPQYDIFPTAPKVLEDKLEHRKEAART; from the exons ATGTTGTTGTTCCTGCTAGTGCTACTGGTACCCTCCTCAATGGGACAGAACTGTTCag AGCGATGCTGTTACTGGTATAAGCAAGTATCCCGCAACTATAGTGACTGCCATGTGTCATACAATGGAACTGCTGTCTTAACATGTGAAGTATATGCTCCACGCGATAGTAGCAACAATTCATTGGCAACAGTAAAATGGTACAGAAACAACGGATCTGTGATCGAGAATGTCACTGATAGATATGAAAATTCTAAAACGTCAACTAAAAATGAATTTAATTCGTCTAACACTTCAATGAATGGACTCTTTGAAGACAGATATCAACTAATTATTAATAACATAAATTCCTCAGACAGTGGTGTTTACTGGTGTCAACTTTCAGCTGACGGGTTTTGCTTCATCCCATCAGCGTATGTGAATATTACCGTCAATACAAGCTCTGGTTATtcagaatataattatcagcaaAGTCCAGTTTGCGCAGTAGACAATTCTTCATCTTGTCAAGTAATACCAACCTCTTCAATAAATACCGTGTCATCAACCACACTACCAGTGTCTACTCCGCCagcaacacccactcaaccaGAACTATGTCGTGGTAAGCTAGAATTAACAAACTTAGGATTTGTAGCCTGTCTTGGAGTGACAGTACCAGCTGCGGGATTCACACTCATACTGATGGTCATTCTGATCTGCTGTGCTGGAATCTGTATATGCTGGAGAAAGAAAACTAGAAGAAAAG TTGTACAAAGTGTTGCTCAAACTGAAATGGATCATACCTCAGATAGATATAATGCTCAAGTTGTGCGTCTCAAAAGAAGGAAAGTCCACCAGTACGAAGATGTGGAAAACCCACGACCCACTGAAGAGCCAGCCAGTGATCGTAAAAGAGCACTTACAGACTGTGATAAAATGGTAGAGCATGAGTACAATGAGCTGGAGCATCAAGCAGAAACCAATGTCCTCCAAACAACTGACCTAGAAGAAGATCAGGGTGAACCACACACGTATGAAATTATTTTGGCTGTGGGTCAAGACAAAGACAAAACTGCTGTCAATACGAAACAGCAACTGCAAATTGAAAGCTCACAATATTATGAAGATGTTTGTGATAATAAACTGTCAAAACAACCACAATGTTCTTTCGATAGCTTTTCCACTAGCCGTTTATCTCAGAATCAATACAATGTTCTTGATCATTCCCTTGTTAGTAATCCAGGCCAAAAGGCCACCATTAAAGCTGAGGACTCCATGGAAGATCATCGCTACAgcagaacacatgcacacaagttGACATTGATGGGAAACTCAGTTGAAGAAACATCTCAAGACAACCAATATGAAAATCTTGGCAGCGTAGTGAAGACATCTCAGCAACAGAATACACTTGCAAATGAATCATCTGGTAGCTGTGAGTATCATATTCTTGAGGAAGCTGTTTCAAACGGTACCACCATCGCCATCACTTCAAACGAGCCGAAACAGACTCCACCTATCCCTAAACGCAAATCAAGCACAACTGTTCCGGCTTATGGTATACTCAATTATaatgatcccagtcagcaaaacatcaaaatccaagaacaGCTCTTAGATCAATCGAGAAGTGAGGAAGGGAAAGAGAGAGTATTCGATGACCCACAATACGATATCTTCCCTACTGCACCGAAAGTGTTAGAGGATAAACTGGAGCACAGAAAAGAAGCTGCTCGTACATGA
- the LOC135342654 gene encoding uncharacterized protein LOC135342654 isoform X1 — MGQNCSDQCCYRYKQVSGNYSDCHVSHNGTAVLTCEVYAPRDSSNNSLATVKWYRNNESVIENVTDRYENSKTSTKNEFNSSNTSMNGLFEDRYQLIIRNVNFSDSGIYWCQLSADGFCFIPSVYVNITFNTSSGYFKYNYQQSPVCAVDNSSSCQVIPTSSINTMSSTTLSVSTPPATPTQPELCRGKLELTNLGFVACLGVTVPAAGFTLILMVILICCAGICICWRKKTRRKVAQSVAQTEMDHTSDRSNAQVVRLKRRKVHQYEDVENPRPDEHTEEPVSDRERTHTDGDKMVDDEYSELEHQAETNALQKINLEGDQGEPHMYEMVLAVSQDKDKTAVNTKQQLQIESLQYYEDVCDNKLPKQPQSSFDSFSTSCSSQNQYNVLDHSLVTNPGQKATIKAITSEDSMEDHRYSRTHAHTLTLMGNSVEETSQDNQYENLGSRVVKSAQRQNTLANESSGSCTCEYHVLEEAVSNGTTIPTTSNQPEQTPPIPKHKSNTTVPAYGVLNYNDSSQQNIKIQDQPLHQSIIEESKERVFDDPQYNILPTAPKVLEDEAEHRREATQIQTFPFDELTDVHEVWIHND, encoded by the exons ATGGGACAAAACTGTTCAG ACCAATGCTGTTACCGGTATAAGCAAGTATCCGGCAACTATAGTGACTGCCATGTGTCACACAATGGAACTGCTGTCTTAACATGTGAAGTATATGCTCCACGTGATAGTAGCAACAATTCATTGGCAACAGTAAAATGGTACAGAAACAACGAATCTGTAATCGAGAATGTCACTGATAGATATGAAAATTCCAAAACGTCAACTAAAAATGAATTTAATTCGTCTAACACTTCAATGAATGGACTCTTTGAAGACAGATATCAACTAATCATTCGTAATGTCAATTTTTCAGACAGTGGTATTTACTGGTGTCAACTTTCAGCTGACGGGTTTTGCTTCATCCCATCAGTGTATGTGAATATTACTTTCAATACAAGCTCTGGTTAtttcaaatataattatcagcaaAGTCCAGTTTGCGCAGTAGACAATTCTTCATCTTGTCAAGTAATACCAACCTCTTCAATAAATACCATGTCATCAACCACACTATCAGTGTCTACTCCGCCagcaacacccactcaaccaGAACTATGTCGTGGTAAGCTAGAATTAACAAACTTAGGATTTGTAGCCTGTCTTGGAGTGACGGTACCAGCTGCAGGTTTCACACTCATACTGATGGTCATTCTGATCTGCTGTGCTGGAATCTGTATATGCTGGAGAAAGAAAACTAGAAGAAAAG TTGCACAGAGTGTGGCTCAGACTGAAATGGATCATACCTCAGATAGATCTAATGCTCAAGTTGTGCGTCTCAAAAGAAGAAAAGTCCACCAGTACGAAGACGTGGAAAACCCACGACCTGATGAACACACTGAAGAGCCAGTTAGTGATCGTGAAAGAACACATACAGATGGTGATAAAATGGTAGATGATGAGTACAGTGAGCTGGAGCATCAAGCAGAAACCAATGCCCTCCAAAAAATAAACCTAGAAGGAGATCAGGGTGAACCACACATGTATGAAATGGTTTTGGCTGTGAGTCAAGACAAAGACAAAACTGCTGTCAATACGAAACAGCAACTGCAAATTGAAAGCCTACAATATTATGAAGATGTTTGTGATAATAAACTGCCAAAACAACCACAAAGTTCTTTCGATAGCTTTTCCACTAGCTGTTCATCCCAGAATCAATACAACGTTCTTGATCACTCTCTTGTCACTAATCCAGGACAAAAGGCCACCATTAAAGCTATTACTAGCGAGGACTCCATGGAAGATCATCGCTACAgcagaacacatgcacacacgttGACATTGATGGGAAACTCTGTCGAAGAAACATCTCAAGACAACCAATATGAAAATCTTGGCAGCAGAGTAGTAAAGTCAGCTCAGCGACAGAATACACTTGCAAATGAATCATCTGGTAGCTGTACATGTGAGTATCATGTTCTGGAGGAAGCTGTTTCAAACGGTACCACCATCCCCACCACTTCAAACCAGCCAGAACAGACTCCACCTATCCCTAAACACAAATCAAACACAACTGTTCCAGCTTATGGTGTACTCAATTACAATGATTCCAGCCAGCAAAACATCAAAATCCAAGATCAGCCCTTACATCAATCAATAATTGAGGAAAGCAAAGAGAGGGTATTCGATGATCCACAATACAATATTCTCCCTACTGCACCGAAAGTGTTAGAAGATGAAGCGGAGCACAGAAGAGAAGCTACTCAGATTCAGACATTTCCTTTTGATGAGCTGACAGACGTACATGAAGTGTGGATACACAATGACTAA
- the LOC135342654 gene encoding uncharacterized protein LOC135342654 isoform X3 — MTSLTSSTTTTQLELCRGALNVANLGFVACLGVMVPAAGFTLILMVILICCAGICICWRKKTKRKVAQSVAQTEMDHTSDRSNAQVVRLKRRKVHQYEDVENPRPDEHTEEPVSDRERTHTDGDKMVDDEYSELEHQAETNALQKINLEGDQGEPHMYEMVLAVSQDKDKTAVNTKQQLQIESLQYYEDVCDNKLPKQPQSSFDSFSTSCSSQNQYNVLDHSLVTNPGQKATIKAITSEDSMEDHRYSRTHAHTLTLMGNSVEETSQDNQYENLGSRVVKSAQRQNTLANESSGSCTCEYHVLEEAVSNGTTIPTTSNQPEQTPPIPKHKSNTTVPAYGVLNYNDSSQQNIKIQDQPLHQSIIEESKERVFDDPQYNILPTAPKVLEDEAEHRREATQIQTFPFDELTDVHEVWIHND; from the exons ATGACTAGTCTTACTTCGTCAACAACAACCACTCAACTAGAACTATGTCGTGGTGCTCTAAATGTAGCAAACTTAGGATTTGTAGCCTGTCTTGGAGTGATGGTACCAGCTGCAGGATTCACACTCATACTGATGGTCATTCTGATCTGCTGTGCTGGAATCTGTATATGCTGGAGAAAGAAAACTAAAAGAAAAG TTGCACAGAGTGTGGCTCAGACTGAAATGGATCATACCTCAGATAGATCTAATGCTCAAGTTGTGCGTCTCAAAAGAAGAAAAGTCCACCAGTACGAAGACGTGGAAAACCCACGACCTGATGAACACACTGAAGAGCCAGTTAGTGATCGTGAAAGAACACATACAGATGGTGATAAAATGGTAGATGATGAGTACAGTGAGCTGGAGCATCAAGCAGAAACCAATGCCCTCCAAAAAATAAACCTAGAAGGAGATCAGGGTGAACCACACATGTATGAAATGGTTTTGGCTGTGAGTCAAGACAAAGACAAAACTGCTGTCAATACGAAACAGCAACTGCAAATTGAAAGCCTACAATATTATGAAGATGTTTGTGATAATAAACTGCCAAAACAACCACAAAGTTCTTTCGATAGCTTTTCCACTAGCTGTTCATCCCAGAATCAATACAACGTTCTTGATCACTCTCTTGTCACTAATCCAGGACAAAAGGCCACCATTAAAGCTATTACTAGCGAGGACTCCATGGAAGATCATCGCTACAgcagaacacatgcacacacgttGACATTGATGGGAAACTCTGTCGAAGAAACATCTCAAGACAACCAATATGAAAATCTTGGCAGCAGAGTAGTAAAGTCAGCTCAGCGACAGAATACACTTGCAAATGAATCATCTGGTAGCTGTACATGTGAGTATCATGTTCTGGAGGAAGCTGTTTCAAACGGTACCACCATCCCCACCACTTCAAACCAGCCAGAACAGACTCCACCTATCCCTAAACACAAATCAAACACAACTGTTCCAGCTTATGGTGTACTCAATTACAATGATTCCAGCCAGCAAAACATCAAAATCCAAGATCAGCCCTTACATCAATCAATAATTGAGGAAAGCAAAGAGAGGGTATTCGATGATCCACAATACAATATTCTCCCTACTGCACCGAAAGTGTTAGAAGATGAAGCGGAGCACAGAAGAGAAGCTACTCAGATTCAGACATTTCCTTTTGATGAGCTGACAGACGTACATGAAGTGTGGATACACAATGACTAA
- the LOC135342654 gene encoding uncharacterized protein LOC135342654 isoform X2 has product MGQNCSDQCCYRYKQVSGNYSDCHVSHNGTAVLTCEVYAPRDSSNNSLATVKWYRNNESVIENVTDRYENSKTSTKNEFNSSNTSMNGLFEDRYQLIIRNVNFSDSGIYWCQLSADGFCFIPSVYVNITFNTSSGYFKYNYQQSPVCAVDNSSSCQVIPTSSINTMSSTTLSVSTPPATPTQPELCRGKLELTNLGFVACLGVTVPAAGFTLILMVILICCAGICICWRKKTRRKVVQSVAQTEMDHTSDRYNAQVVRLKRRKVHQYEDVENPRPTEEPASDRKRALTDCDKMVEHEYNELEHQAETNVLQTTDLEEDQGEPHTYEIILAVGQDKDKTAVSTKQQLQIESSQYYEDVCDNKLSKQPQCSFDSFSTSRSSQNQYNVLDHSLVSNPGQKATIKAEDSMEDHRYSRTHAHKLTLMGNSVEETSQDNQYENLGSVVKTAQQQNTLANESSGSCEYHILEEAVSNGTTIAITSNEPEQTPPIPKRKSSTTVPAYGVLNYIMIPVSKTSKSKNSS; this is encoded by the exons ATGGGACAAAACTGTTCAG ACCAATGCTGTTACCGGTATAAGCAAGTATCCGGCAACTATAGTGACTGCCATGTGTCACACAATGGAACTGCTGTCTTAACATGTGAAGTATATGCTCCACGTGATAGTAGCAACAATTCATTGGCAACAGTAAAATGGTACAGAAACAACGAATCTGTAATCGAGAATGTCACTGATAGATATGAAAATTCCAAAACGTCAACTAAAAATGAATTTAATTCGTCTAACACTTCAATGAATGGACTCTTTGAAGACAGATATCAACTAATCATTCGTAATGTCAATTTTTCAGACAGTGGTATTTACTGGTGTCAACTTTCAGCTGACGGGTTTTGCTTCATCCCATCAGTGTATGTGAATATTACTTTCAATACAAGCTCTGGTTAtttcaaatataattatcagcaaAGTCCAGTTTGCGCAGTAGACAATTCTTCATCTTGTCAAGTAATACCAACCTCTTCAATAAATACCATGTCATCAACCACACTATCAGTGTCTACTCCGCCagcaacacccactcaaccaGAACTATGTCGTGGTAAGCTAGAATTAACAAACTTAGGATTTGTAGCCTGTCTTGGAGTGACGGTACCAGCTGCAGGTTTCACACTCATACTGATGGTCATTCTGATCTGCTGTGCTGGAATCTGTATATGCTGGAGAAAGAAAACTAGAAGAAAAG TTGTACAAAGTGTTGCTCAAACTGAAATGGATCATACCTCAGATAGATATAATGCTCAAGTTGTGCGTCTCAAAAGAAGGAAAGTCCACCAGTACGAAGATGTGGAAAACCCACGACCCACTGAAGAGCCAGCCAGTGATCGTAAAAGAGCACTTACAGACTGTGACAAAATGGTAGAGCATGAGTACAATGAGCTGGAGCATCAAGCAGAAACCAATGTCCTCCAAACAACTGACCTAGAAGAAGATCAGGGTGAACCACACACGTATGAAATTATTTTGGCTGTGGGTCAAGACAAAGACAAAACTGCTGTCAGTACGAAACAGCAACTGCAAATTGAAAGCTCACAATATTATGAAGATGTTTGTGATAATAAACTGTCAAAACAACCACAATGTTCTTTCGATAGCTTTTCCACTAGCCGTTCATCTCAGAATCAATACAATGTTCTTGATCATTCCCTTGTTAGTAATCCAGGCCAAAAGGCCACCATTAAAGCTGAGGACTCCATGGAAGATCATCGCTACAgcagaacacatgcacacaagttGACATTGATGGGAAACTCAGTTGAAGAAACATCTCAAGACAACCAATATGAAAATCTTGGCAGCGTAGTGAAGACAGCTCAGCAACAGAATACACTTGCAAATGAATCATCTGGTAGCTGTGAGTATCATATTCTTGAGGAAGCTGTTTCAAACGGTACCACCATCGCCATCACTTCAAACGAGCCGGAACAGACTCCACCTATCCCTAAACGCAAATCAAGCACAACTGTTCCGGCTTATGGTGTACTCAATTATATaatgatcccagtcagcaaaacatcaaaatccaagaacaGCTCTTAG
- the LOC135342651 gene encoding uncharacterized protein LOC135342651: MLLFLLVLLVPSSMGQNCSERCCYWYQTVPGNNSDCYVSEGGTAVLKCEVYAPRDSNNNSMATLKWYRIIESIVEDISDRYESSMMYAQIALSSSNSPINGLFRDNYVLTIHGINSSNSGIYFCQISADGFCFIPSAYVNITVNTSLNGNGCSSVNYQRSPVCAVVDNSSSCQVTPTPSLQTMSSIVTPISPVMTPSATPTQLELCRGELNVTNLGFAACLGVTVPAGGFTLILMIILICCAGICICWRKKTKKKAVQYVAQTEMDHTSDRSNAQVVGLKRRKAHQYEDVENPRPDEHTAEEPVSNRERTLDHEYNELEHQEKTNALQTTDLEGDQGEPHTYETVLAVSQDKDKTAVNTKQQLQIESSQYYEDVCDNKLSKQPLNSFSTSRSSQNQYNVLDHSLVSNADTIKAVTSEGSTEDHCYSRTHAHTLTLMRNSVEETSQGNQYENLGSRVVKSAQRQNTLANESSDSCEYHVLEEAVSSGTTFPTTSNQTEQTPPIPKHKSVPAYGVLNYNDSSQQNIKIQDQPLHQSIIEESKERVFDDPQYNILPTAPKVLEDEAEHRREATQIQTFPFYELTDVHEVWIHTD, translated from the exons atgttgttGTTCCTGCTAGTGCTACTTGTACCCTCATCAATGGGACAGAACTGTTCAG AGCGATGCTGTTACTGGTATCAGACAGTACCCGGCAACAACAGTGACTGTTATGTGTCAGAAGGTGGTACTGCTGTCTTAAAATGTGAAGTATATGCTCCACGTGATAGTAACAACAATTCAATGGCGACATTAAAGTGGTACAGAATTATTGAATCTATAGTCGAGGATATCTCTGATAGGTATGAAAGTTCTATGATGTACGCCCAAATTGCACTTAGTTCTTCTAACTCTCCAATCAATGGACTCTTTCGAGACAATTATGTACTAACTATTCATGGCATCAATTCTTCAAACAGTGGTATTTACTTTTGTCAAATCTCAGCTGACGGGTTTTGCTTCATCCCATCAGCATATGTGAATATTACTGTCAATACAAGCTTGAATGGAAATGGTTGTTCAAGTGTTAATTATCAACGGAGTCCAGTTTGCGCAGTAGTAGACAATTCTTCGTCTTGTCAAGTTACACCAACTCCTTCACTACAGACCATGTCATCAATCGTAACGCCAATATCTCCTGTTATGACTCCGTCagcaacacccactcaactaGAACTATGTCGTGGTGAGTTAAATGTAACAAACTTAGGATTTGCAGCCTGTCTTGGAGTGACGGTGCCAGCTGGAGGGTTCACACTCATACTGATGATCATTCTGATCTGCTGTGCTGGAATCTGTATATGCTGGAGAAAGaaaactaaaaaaaaag CTGTGCAGTATGTGGCTCAAACTGAAATGGATCATACCTCAGATAGATCTAATGCTCAAGTTGTGGGTCTCAAAAGAAGGAAAGCCCACCAGTACGAAGACGTGGAAAACCCACGACCTGATGAACATACTGCTGAAGAGCCAGTCAGTAATCGTGAAAGAACACTAGATCATGAGTACAATGAGCTGGAGCATCAAGAAAAAACCAATGCCCTCCAAACAACTGACCTAGAAGGAGATCAGGGCGAACCACACACGTATGAAACGGTTTTGGCTGTGAGTCAAGACAAAGACAAAACCGCTGTCAATACGAAACAGCAGCTGCAAATTGAAAGCTCACAATACTATGAAGATGTTTGTGATAATAAACTGTCAAAACAACCACTCAATAGCTTTTCCACTAGCCGTTCATCCCAGAATCAATACAATGTTCTTGATCACTCTCTTGTTAGCAATGCTGACACCATTAAAGCTGTTACCAGCGAGGGCTCCACAGAGGATCATTGCTACAgcagaacacatgcacacacgttGACATTGATGAGAAACTCTGTCGAAGAAACATCTCAAGGCAACCAATATGAAAATCTTGGCAGCAGAGTAGTAAAGTCAGCTCAGCGACAGAATACACTGGCAAATGAATCATCTGATAGCTGTGAGTATCATGTTCTGGAGGAAGCTGTTTCAAGCGGTACCACCTTCCCCACCACTTCAAACCAGACAGAACAGACTCCACCTATCCCTAAACACAAATCTGTTCCAGCTTATGGTGTACTCAATTACAATGATTCCAGCCAGCAAAACATCAAAATCCAAGATCAGCCCTTACATCAATCAATAATTGAGGAAAGCAAAGAGAGGGTATTCGATGACCCACAATACAATATTCTCCCTACTGCACCGAAAGTGTTAGAAGATGAAGCGGAGCACAGAAGAGAAGCTACTCAGATTCAGACATTTCCTTTTTATGAGCTGACAGACGTACATGAAGTGTGGATACACACTGACTAA